A region of Phoenix dactylifera cultivar Barhee BC4 unplaced genomic scaffold, palm_55x_up_171113_PBpolish2nd_filt_p 000213F, whole genome shotgun sequence DNA encodes the following proteins:
- the LOC103720926 gene encoding zinc finger CCCH domain-containing protein 55-like isoform X3, whose translation MAENVRKRVSKWDVVAEPHVPVISRQDNSLPLIANDPRKEKVQSDRNSSNVYGEQFSRLAEIKAEDSVHKDKSEADKKFTKWSEQANDNTKLSKDFSQRPPSPKHYDLELHYKDGSSKSYWEPQHEYQTTVNVVNMNKETDGLVIAQDRGYSSSMSPGLDLWRQHSRSISPRAGWWRSRRSRSRSRSRSPCGLNRGPERWADRGRTGAGKSAPPCRDFAAGRCRRGSQCKYLHEDGGRRHSGRKYETDLREDRYEKRRYSGHDNREKNYADSREQSDYTQNKLSQRHGSHYDEGDCVKPELHKSNKSTERCYDFTKGRCHRGSSCRYVHHEVSSHGGWSMRDEAREMTYDRRDSNASLGQRIESRRVSDTPCKYFAEGRCRRGEDCKFSHQGGTHGHLEGRPGDDSLIYNLGTGDGLRSIISNCSDQTTAINLTNSSQWISNDGAGIAPPQSIDRVDSGQKPQHPQSQNPEGSNCQIVEHEASQKASTSQEEKITEENSGQYQIPTVSALQTADRTYNIKNDMFSCEKNGTMVANNARPNAEMNSASNLSTVVSIAGQSFSQDGQSQYMGPQSFHAQSFTPNVQFQQTVPPLNFSGQLQQLYPMTSNGQSQFIVPPALLNTQNFKLGMQNQPVHLGQNKPNYSPGGQIQQNLNLPPPQTGQSRQNFQIVQSLPPPQSGQSQQNFNLGGQIQYIVPPFNGLNQQNNSLSGQSHQSLPPPQNGPSNQNIHLLVPDGQNQYATPEPPNTVSFKSDEKSLQTSSENTGREQINQKTDESEKKPLPLCSDTPVAHKVVTSDLAARITDLSASLAQYFHNSGLQPSQLFPPSSVTPPAPPVAPFLHPSEGSWTQKPHVPTSDSMQPIKSETGNLPPGFSSNSTEQKDPRMVETQTQTHLKSMIPVSIIDGTDGNPSKGVNLEEKQHHGDDNPMQADLSGDTASKKVNEIETGQIKKEQAAHSEDLDADMRTDGESKRSKEMKGIRLFKCALVEYVKDILKPTWKEGHLSKEAHKTIVKKVVEKVTGAMQGPNIPQTQEKIDLYLLHSKTKLNRLVQAYVEKYVKS comes from the exons ATGGCTGAGAATGTCAGGAAACGGGTATCTAAATGGGATGTAGTGGCTGAACCACATGTACCAGTCATAAGTAGACAAGACAATTCCCTACCTTTAATAGCAAATGATCCTCGCAAGGAAAAAGTACAATCAGATCGGAATTCTTCAAATGTTTATGGTGAACAATTTTCTAGGTTGGCTGAAATAAAAGCTGAAGATTCTGTGCATAAAGATAAATCTGAAGCAGATAAAAAATTTACAAAATGGTCTGAACAAGCAAATGACAATACTAAACTATCTAAAGATTTTTCTCAAAGGCCCCCATCTCCAAAGCACTATGACCTGGAACTTCACTATAAAGATGGTTCAAGTAAGTCATACTGGGAACCACAGCATGAATACCAAACTACAGTAAATGTTGTTAATATGAATAAGGAGACAGATGGATTGGTTATAGCTCAAGATCGTGGTTATAGTTCAAGCATGTCCCCTGGTCTTGATTTGTGGAGGCAGCATAGTCGCAGTATCTCTCCAAGAGCTGGTTGGTGGAGGTCCCGCAG GAGCAGAAGCAGGAGCAGGAGCAGGAGTCCTTGTGGTTTGAACCGTGGACCTGAGAGATGGGCCGACAGAGGTAGAACTGGGGCAGGAAAATCTGCTCCACCATGCAGAGATTTTGCAGCAGGGCGGTGTAGAAGAGGCAGCCAGTGCAAGTACCTTCATGAGGATGGTGGTCGGAGGCATTCTGGTAGGAAATATGAAACAGATTTGAGAGAAGACAGATATGAAAAGCGAAGATACTCAGGACATGACAACAGGGAGAAGAACTATGCTGATTCAAGGGAGCAAAGTGATTACACTCAGAATAAGCTATCCCAGAGGCATGGAAGTCACTATGATGAAGGTGACTGCGTGAAACCTGAACTACATAAAAGTAACAAGTCTACTGAGCGGTGTTATGACTTTACAAAGGGGAGATGCCACAGGGGTTCATCATGCAGATATGTTCATCATGAAGTTTCCTCTCATGGTGGATGGAGTATGAGAGATGAAGCCAGAGAAATGACTTATGATAGAAGGGATTCAAATGCATCTCTTGGGCAGAGGATTGAGTCTCGCAGGGTAagtgacactccttgcaagtaTTTTGCTGAAGGCCGTTGCCGTCGTGGTGAAGATTGCAAGTTCTCGCATCAAGGTGGAACTCATGGACATTTGGAAGGCAGGCCAGGTGATGATAGCTTGATTTATAATCTGGGAACTGGTGATGGTTTAAGAAGTATTATCTCAAATTGTAGTGACCAGACCACTGCAATTAATCTGACAAATTCATCGCAGTGGATTTCTAATGATGGTGCAGGAATTGCTCCTCCTCAGTCTATTGATAGAGTAGATTCTGGACAGAAGCCTCAACATCCACAATCCCAAAATCCTGAAGGCAGCAACTGTCAAATAGTAGAACATGAAGCTTCCCAAAAGGCTTCAACCTCCCAAGAAGAGAAAATTACTGAAGAAAATTCTGGGCAGTATCAAATTCCAACAGTCTCTGCACTACAGACAGCTGATAGAACATATAACATTAAGAATGATATGTTCTCTTGTGAAAAAAATGGGACTATGGTTGCTAACAATGCTAGGCCCAACGCTGAGATGAACTCAGCTAGTAATCTATCCACTGTGGTTTCTATTGCTGGACAGAGCTTCAGCCAGGATGGGCAGAGCCAGTATATGGGTCCACAGTCTTTTCATGCACAAAGTTTCACTCCAAATGTCCAGTTTCAGCAAACTGTCCCTCCACTAAATTTTAGTGGGCAATTGCAACAACTTTATCCAATGACTTCGAATGGGCAGAGTCAGTTTATAGTGCCTCCAGCACTGTTAAATACTCAGAATTTTAAGCTTGGCATGCAGAACCAGCCAGTTCATCTTGGACAAAACAAACCAAACTACAGTCCTGGAGGGCAGATTCAACAGAATCTGAATCTTCCTCCACCTCAAACCGGACAGAGCCGACAGAACTTTCAAATTGTACAGAGCCTTCCTCCACCTCAGAGTGGACAAAGCCAACAGAACTTCAATCTTGGTGGGCAGATTCAATACATTGTTCCTCCTTTTAATGGACTGAACCAACAGAACAATAGTTTGAGTGGGCAGAGTCACCAGAGTCTACCTCCGCCTCAAAATGGACCAAGTAACCAGAATATCCATCTACTGGTTCCAGATGGGCAAAATCAATATGCAACTCCTGAACCTCCAAATACTGTGAGCTTTAAATCAGACGAGAAGAGTCTTCAAACAAGCTCCGAAAATACAGGCAGGGAGCAAATTAATCAAAAAACTGATGAATCAGAGAAAAAACCATTGCCACTATGTTCTGATACTCCTGTTGCTCACAAAGTGGTAACCAGTGACCTAGCTGCTCGAATAACAGACCTTTCAGCATCTTTAGCACAGTACTTCCATAATTCCGGACTGCAACCATCGCAACTGTTCCCCCCCAGTTCTGTGACGCCTCCTGCACCTCCTGTGGCACCATTTCTTCATCCTAGCGAAGGGTCTTGGACACAAAAGCCCCATGTTCCTACATCTGATAGCATGCAACCTATTAAGTCTGAGACCGGCAATCTTCCACCTGGATTCTCATCAAATTCCACAGAGCAAAAGGATCCTAGAATGGTGGAAACACAAACACAAACACATTTGAAGAGCATGATTCCAGTATCTATTATTGATGGCACTGATGGCAATCCCAGTAAGGGTGTTAATTTGGAGGAAAAACAACATCATGGAGATGATAATCCTATGCAGGCCGATTTGAGTGGCGATACTGCATCCAAGAAAGTAAATGAAATAGAAACTGGTCAAATTAAGAAGGAACAAGCTGCCCATTCGGAAGATTTGGATGCTGATATGCGGACCGATGGGGAGAGCAAGAGAAGCAAGGAGATGAAGGGCATTCGGTTGTTCAAATGTGCACTTGTGGAGTATGTGAAGGATATATTAAAGCCGACTTGGAAGGAAGGTCATTTGAGCAAAGAAGCTCACAAGACCATTGTGAAGAAAGTAGTTGAGAAAGTTACTGGTGCAATGCAGGGCCCCAATATCCCTCAAACACAGGAGAAAATCGACCTTTATCTGTTGCACTCTAAAACGAAACTCAACAGACTTGTACAG GCTTATGTAGAAAAATATGTGAAGAGCTGA
- the LOC103720926 gene encoding zinc finger CCCH domain-containing protein 55-like isoform X2 → MAENVRKRVSKWDVVAEPHVPVISRQDNSLPLIANDPRKEKVQSDRNSSNVYGEQFSRLAEIKAEDSVHKDKSEADKKFTKWSEQANDNTKLSKDFSQRPPSPKHYDLELHYKDGSSKSYWEPQHEYQTTVNVVNMNKETDGLVIAQDRGYSSSMSPGLDLWRQHSRSISPRAGWWRSRRSRSRSRSRSRSRSRSPCGLNRGPERWADRGRTGAGKSAPPCRDFAAGRCRRGSQCKYLHEDGGRRHSGRKYETDLREDRYEKRRYSGHDNREKNYADSREQSDYTQNKLSQRHGSHYDEGDCVKPELHKSNKSTERCYDFTKGRCHRGSSCRYVHHEVSSHGGWSMRDEAREMTYDRRDSNASLGQRIESRRVSDTPCKYFAEGRCRRGEDCKFSHQGGTHGHLEGRPGDDSLIYNLGTGDGLRSIISNCSDQTTAINLTNSSQWISNDGAGIAPPQSIDRVDSGQKPQHPQSQNPEGSNCQIVEHEASQKASTSQEEKITEENSGQYQIPTVSALQTADRTYNIKNDMFSCEKNGTMVANNARPNAEMNSASNLSTVVSIAGQSFSQDGQSQYMGPQSFHAQSFTPNVQFQQTVPPLNFSGQLQQLYPMTSNGQSQFIVPPALLNTQNFKLGMQNQPVHLGQNKPNYSPGGQIQQNLNLPPPQTGQSRQNFQIVQSLPPPQSGQSQQNFNLGGQIQYIVPPFNGLNQQNNSLSGQSHQSLPPPQNGPSNQNIHLLVPDGQNQYATPEPPNTVSFKSDEKSLQTSSENTGREQINQKTDESEKKPLPLCSDTPVAHKVVTSDLAARITDLSASLAQYFHNSGLQPSQLFPPSSVTPPAPPVAPFLHPSEGSWTQKPHVPTSDSMQPIKSETGNLPPGFSSNSTEQKDPRMVETQTQTHLKSMIPVSIIDGTDGNPSKGVNLEEKQHHGDDNPMQADLSGDTASKKVNEIETGQIKKEQAAHSEDLDADMRTDGESKRSKEMKGIRLFKCALVEYVKDILKPTWKEGHLSKEAHKTIVKKVVEKVTGAMQGPNIPQTQEKIDLYLLHSKTKLNRLVQAYVEKYVKS, encoded by the exons ATGGCTGAGAATGTCAGGAAACGGGTATCTAAATGGGATGTAGTGGCTGAACCACATGTACCAGTCATAAGTAGACAAGACAATTCCCTACCTTTAATAGCAAATGATCCTCGCAAGGAAAAAGTACAATCAGATCGGAATTCTTCAAATGTTTATGGTGAACAATTTTCTAGGTTGGCTGAAATAAAAGCTGAAGATTCTGTGCATAAAGATAAATCTGAAGCAGATAAAAAATTTACAAAATGGTCTGAACAAGCAAATGACAATACTAAACTATCTAAAGATTTTTCTCAAAGGCCCCCATCTCCAAAGCACTATGACCTGGAACTTCACTATAAAGATGGTTCAAGTAAGTCATACTGGGAACCACAGCATGAATACCAAACTACAGTAAATGTTGTTAATATGAATAAGGAGACAGATGGATTGGTTATAGCTCAAGATCGTGGTTATAGTTCAAGCATGTCCCCTGGTCTTGATTTGTGGAGGCAGCATAGTCGCAGTATCTCTCCAAGAGCTGGTTGGTGGAGGTCCCGCAG GAGCAGAAGTAGAAGCAGGAGCAGAAGCAGGAGCAGGAGCAGGAGTCCTTGTGGTTTGAACCGTGGACCTGAGAGATGGGCCGACAGAGGTAGAACTGGGGCAGGAAAATCTGCTCCACCATGCAGAGATTTTGCAGCAGGGCGGTGTAGAAGAGGCAGCCAGTGCAAGTACCTTCATGAGGATGGTGGTCGGAGGCATTCTGGTAGGAAATATGAAACAGATTTGAGAGAAGACAGATATGAAAAGCGAAGATACTCAGGACATGACAACAGGGAGAAGAACTATGCTGATTCAAGGGAGCAAAGTGATTACACTCAGAATAAGCTATCCCAGAGGCATGGAAGTCACTATGATGAAGGTGACTGCGTGAAACCTGAACTACATAAAAGTAACAAGTCTACTGAGCGGTGTTATGACTTTACAAAGGGGAGATGCCACAGGGGTTCATCATGCAGATATGTTCATCATGAAGTTTCCTCTCATGGTGGATGGAGTATGAGAGATGAAGCCAGAGAAATGACTTATGATAGAAGGGATTCAAATGCATCTCTTGGGCAGAGGATTGAGTCTCGCAGGGTAagtgacactccttgcaagtaTTTTGCTGAAGGCCGTTGCCGTCGTGGTGAAGATTGCAAGTTCTCGCATCAAGGTGGAACTCATGGACATTTGGAAGGCAGGCCAGGTGATGATAGCTTGATTTATAATCTGGGAACTGGTGATGGTTTAAGAAGTATTATCTCAAATTGTAGTGACCAGACCACTGCAATTAATCTGACAAATTCATCGCAGTGGATTTCTAATGATGGTGCAGGAATTGCTCCTCCTCAGTCTATTGATAGAGTAGATTCTGGACAGAAGCCTCAACATCCACAATCCCAAAATCCTGAAGGCAGCAACTGTCAAATAGTAGAACATGAAGCTTCCCAAAAGGCTTCAACCTCCCAAGAAGAGAAAATTACTGAAGAAAATTCTGGGCAGTATCAAATTCCAACAGTCTCTGCACTACAGACAGCTGATAGAACATATAACATTAAGAATGATATGTTCTCTTGTGAAAAAAATGGGACTATGGTTGCTAACAATGCTAGGCCCAACGCTGAGATGAACTCAGCTAGTAATCTATCCACTGTGGTTTCTATTGCTGGACAGAGCTTCAGCCAGGATGGGCAGAGCCAGTATATGGGTCCACAGTCTTTTCATGCACAAAGTTTCACTCCAAATGTCCAGTTTCAGCAAACTGTCCCTCCACTAAATTTTAGTGGGCAATTGCAACAACTTTATCCAATGACTTCGAATGGGCAGAGTCAGTTTATAGTGCCTCCAGCACTGTTAAATACTCAGAATTTTAAGCTTGGCATGCAGAACCAGCCAGTTCATCTTGGACAAAACAAACCAAACTACAGTCCTGGAGGGCAGATTCAACAGAATCTGAATCTTCCTCCACCTCAAACCGGACAGAGCCGACAGAACTTTCAAATTGTACAGAGCCTTCCTCCACCTCAGAGTGGACAAAGCCAACAGAACTTCAATCTTGGTGGGCAGATTCAATACATTGTTCCTCCTTTTAATGGACTGAACCAACAGAACAATAGTTTGAGTGGGCAGAGTCACCAGAGTCTACCTCCGCCTCAAAATGGACCAAGTAACCAGAATATCCATCTACTGGTTCCAGATGGGCAAAATCAATATGCAACTCCTGAACCTCCAAATACTGTGAGCTTTAAATCAGACGAGAAGAGTCTTCAAACAAGCTCCGAAAATACAGGCAGGGAGCAAATTAATCAAAAAACTGATGAATCAGAGAAAAAACCATTGCCACTATGTTCTGATACTCCTGTTGCTCACAAAGTGGTAACCAGTGACCTAGCTGCTCGAATAACAGACCTTTCAGCATCTTTAGCACAGTACTTCCATAATTCCGGACTGCAACCATCGCAACTGTTCCCCCCCAGTTCTGTGACGCCTCCTGCACCTCCTGTGGCACCATTTCTTCATCCTAGCGAAGGGTCTTGGACACAAAAGCCCCATGTTCCTACATCTGATAGCATGCAACCTATTAAGTCTGAGACCGGCAATCTTCCACCTGGATTCTCATCAAATTCCACAGAGCAAAAGGATCCTAGAATGGTGGAAACACAAACACAAACACATTTGAAGAGCATGATTCCAGTATCTATTATTGATGGCACTGATGGCAATCCCAGTAAGGGTGTTAATTTGGAGGAAAAACAACATCATGGAGATGATAATCCTATGCAGGCCGATTTGAGTGGCGATACTGCATCCAAGAAAGTAAATGAAATAGAAACTGGTCAAATTAAGAAGGAACAAGCTGCCCATTCGGAAGATTTGGATGCTGATATGCGGACCGATGGGGAGAGCAAGAGAAGCAAGGAGATGAAGGGCATTCGGTTGTTCAAATGTGCACTTGTGGAGTATGTGAAGGATATATTAAAGCCGACTTGGAAGGAAGGTCATTTGAGCAAAGAAGCTCACAAGACCATTGTGAAGAAAGTAGTTGAGAAAGTTACTGGTGCAATGCAGGGCCCCAATATCCCTCAAACACAGGAGAAAATCGACCTTTATCTGTTGCACTCTAAAACGAAACTCAACAGACTTGTACAG GCTTATGTAGAAAAATATGTGAAGAGCTGA
- the LOC103720926 gene encoding zinc finger CCCH domain-containing protein 55-like isoform X1 → MAENVRKRVSKWDVVAEPHVPVISRQDNSLPLIANDPRKEKVQSDRNSSNVYGEQFSRLAEIKAEDSVHKDKSEADKKFTKWSEQANDNTKLSKDFSQRPPSPKHYDLELHYKDGSSKSYWEPQHEYQTTVNVVNMNKETDGLVIAQDRGYSSSMSPGLDLWRQHSRSISPRAGWWRSRRYIELYRSRSRSRSRSRSRSRSPCGLNRGPERWADRGRTGAGKSAPPCRDFAAGRCRRGSQCKYLHEDGGRRHSGRKYETDLREDRYEKRRYSGHDNREKNYADSREQSDYTQNKLSQRHGSHYDEGDCVKPELHKSNKSTERCYDFTKGRCHRGSSCRYVHHEVSSHGGWSMRDEAREMTYDRRDSNASLGQRIESRRVSDTPCKYFAEGRCRRGEDCKFSHQGGTHGHLEGRPGDDSLIYNLGTGDGLRSIISNCSDQTTAINLTNSSQWISNDGAGIAPPQSIDRVDSGQKPQHPQSQNPEGSNCQIVEHEASQKASTSQEEKITEENSGQYQIPTVSALQTADRTYNIKNDMFSCEKNGTMVANNARPNAEMNSASNLSTVVSIAGQSFSQDGQSQYMGPQSFHAQSFTPNVQFQQTVPPLNFSGQLQQLYPMTSNGQSQFIVPPALLNTQNFKLGMQNQPVHLGQNKPNYSPGGQIQQNLNLPPPQTGQSRQNFQIVQSLPPPQSGQSQQNFNLGGQIQYIVPPFNGLNQQNNSLSGQSHQSLPPPQNGPSNQNIHLLVPDGQNQYATPEPPNTVSFKSDEKSLQTSSENTGREQINQKTDESEKKPLPLCSDTPVAHKVVTSDLAARITDLSASLAQYFHNSGLQPSQLFPPSSVTPPAPPVAPFLHPSEGSWTQKPHVPTSDSMQPIKSETGNLPPGFSSNSTEQKDPRMVETQTQTHLKSMIPVSIIDGTDGNPSKGVNLEEKQHHGDDNPMQADLSGDTASKKVNEIETGQIKKEQAAHSEDLDADMRTDGESKRSKEMKGIRLFKCALVEYVKDILKPTWKEGHLSKEAHKTIVKKVVEKVTGAMQGPNIPQTQEKIDLYLLHSKTKLNRLVQAYVEKYVKS, encoded by the exons ATGGCTGAGAATGTCAGGAAACGGGTATCTAAATGGGATGTAGTGGCTGAACCACATGTACCAGTCATAAGTAGACAAGACAATTCCCTACCTTTAATAGCAAATGATCCTCGCAAGGAAAAAGTACAATCAGATCGGAATTCTTCAAATGTTTATGGTGAACAATTTTCTAGGTTGGCTGAAATAAAAGCTGAAGATTCTGTGCATAAAGATAAATCTGAAGCAGATAAAAAATTTACAAAATGGTCTGAACAAGCAAATGACAATACTAAACTATCTAAAGATTTTTCTCAAAGGCCCCCATCTCCAAAGCACTATGACCTGGAACTTCACTATAAAGATGGTTCAAGTAAGTCATACTGGGAACCACAGCATGAATACCAAACTACAGTAAATGTTGTTAATATGAATAAGGAGACAGATGGATTGGTTATAGCTCAAGATCGTGGTTATAGTTCAAGCATGTCCCCTGGTCTTGATTTGTGGAGGCAGCATAGTCGCAGTATCTCTCCAAGAGCTGGTTGGTGGAGGTCCCGCAG ATATATTGAACTATACAGGAGCAGAAGTAGAAGCAGGAGCAGAAGCAGGAGCAGGAGCAGGAGTCCTTGTGGTTTGAACCGTGGACCTGAGAGATGGGCCGACAGAGGTAGAACTGGGGCAGGAAAATCTGCTCCACCATGCAGAGATTTTGCAGCAGGGCGGTGTAGAAGAGGCAGCCAGTGCAAGTACCTTCATGAGGATGGTGGTCGGAGGCATTCTGGTAGGAAATATGAAACAGATTTGAGAGAAGACAGATATGAAAAGCGAAGATACTCAGGACATGACAACAGGGAGAAGAACTATGCTGATTCAAGGGAGCAAAGTGATTACACTCAGAATAAGCTATCCCAGAGGCATGGAAGTCACTATGATGAAGGTGACTGCGTGAAACCTGAACTACATAAAAGTAACAAGTCTACTGAGCGGTGTTATGACTTTACAAAGGGGAGATGCCACAGGGGTTCATCATGCAGATATGTTCATCATGAAGTTTCCTCTCATGGTGGATGGAGTATGAGAGATGAAGCCAGAGAAATGACTTATGATAGAAGGGATTCAAATGCATCTCTTGGGCAGAGGATTGAGTCTCGCAGGGTAagtgacactccttgcaagtaTTTTGCTGAAGGCCGTTGCCGTCGTGGTGAAGATTGCAAGTTCTCGCATCAAGGTGGAACTCATGGACATTTGGAAGGCAGGCCAGGTGATGATAGCTTGATTTATAATCTGGGAACTGGTGATGGTTTAAGAAGTATTATCTCAAATTGTAGTGACCAGACCACTGCAATTAATCTGACAAATTCATCGCAGTGGATTTCTAATGATGGTGCAGGAATTGCTCCTCCTCAGTCTATTGATAGAGTAGATTCTGGACAGAAGCCTCAACATCCACAATCCCAAAATCCTGAAGGCAGCAACTGTCAAATAGTAGAACATGAAGCTTCCCAAAAGGCTTCAACCTCCCAAGAAGAGAAAATTACTGAAGAAAATTCTGGGCAGTATCAAATTCCAACAGTCTCTGCACTACAGACAGCTGATAGAACATATAACATTAAGAATGATATGTTCTCTTGTGAAAAAAATGGGACTATGGTTGCTAACAATGCTAGGCCCAACGCTGAGATGAACTCAGCTAGTAATCTATCCACTGTGGTTTCTATTGCTGGACAGAGCTTCAGCCAGGATGGGCAGAGCCAGTATATGGGTCCACAGTCTTTTCATGCACAAAGTTTCACTCCAAATGTCCAGTTTCAGCAAACTGTCCCTCCACTAAATTTTAGTGGGCAATTGCAACAACTTTATCCAATGACTTCGAATGGGCAGAGTCAGTTTATAGTGCCTCCAGCACTGTTAAATACTCAGAATTTTAAGCTTGGCATGCAGAACCAGCCAGTTCATCTTGGACAAAACAAACCAAACTACAGTCCTGGAGGGCAGATTCAACAGAATCTGAATCTTCCTCCACCTCAAACCGGACAGAGCCGACAGAACTTTCAAATTGTACAGAGCCTTCCTCCACCTCAGAGTGGACAAAGCCAACAGAACTTCAATCTTGGTGGGCAGATTCAATACATTGTTCCTCCTTTTAATGGACTGAACCAACAGAACAATAGTTTGAGTGGGCAGAGTCACCAGAGTCTACCTCCGCCTCAAAATGGACCAAGTAACCAGAATATCCATCTACTGGTTCCAGATGGGCAAAATCAATATGCAACTCCTGAACCTCCAAATACTGTGAGCTTTAAATCAGACGAGAAGAGTCTTCAAACAAGCTCCGAAAATACAGGCAGGGAGCAAATTAATCAAAAAACTGATGAATCAGAGAAAAAACCATTGCCACTATGTTCTGATACTCCTGTTGCTCACAAAGTGGTAACCAGTGACCTAGCTGCTCGAATAACAGACCTTTCAGCATCTTTAGCACAGTACTTCCATAATTCCGGACTGCAACCATCGCAACTGTTCCCCCCCAGTTCTGTGACGCCTCCTGCACCTCCTGTGGCACCATTTCTTCATCCTAGCGAAGGGTCTTGGACACAAAAGCCCCATGTTCCTACATCTGATAGCATGCAACCTATTAAGTCTGAGACCGGCAATCTTCCACCTGGATTCTCATCAAATTCCACAGAGCAAAAGGATCCTAGAATGGTGGAAACACAAACACAAACACATTTGAAGAGCATGATTCCAGTATCTATTATTGATGGCACTGATGGCAATCCCAGTAAGGGTGTTAATTTGGAGGAAAAACAACATCATGGAGATGATAATCCTATGCAGGCCGATTTGAGTGGCGATACTGCATCCAAGAAAGTAAATGAAATAGAAACTGGTCAAATTAAGAAGGAACAAGCTGCCCATTCGGAAGATTTGGATGCTGATATGCGGACCGATGGGGAGAGCAAGAGAAGCAAGGAGATGAAGGGCATTCGGTTGTTCAAATGTGCACTTGTGGAGTATGTGAAGGATATATTAAAGCCGACTTGGAAGGAAGGTCATTTGAGCAAAGAAGCTCACAAGACCATTGTGAAGAAAGTAGTTGAGAAAGTTACTGGTGCAATGCAGGGCCCCAATATCCCTCAAACACAGGAGAAAATCGACCTTTATCTGTTGCACTCTAAAACGAAACTCAACAGACTTGTACAG GCTTATGTAGAAAAATATGTGAAGAGCTGA